In the genome of Deltaproteobacteria bacterium, the window ATCTTCGCCATGGTGCCGTCGCCCAGCTTGACGCCGCCGGCGTCGTTGATGCTCTTGACGGCGGCCTTGAGCACGGCTTCGGAGTTGACGCCGAACGAGCGCAACGGACCGGACTTCGCGCCCCAGCCCGCGATCTTGACGGTTCGATCGGCCGCGGCCGCCGGTTGCCCCAGCGCAAGGATCGAGGCAGCTGCGGCCAGAGCGGTTAGAGCGGTTACAATGGTCGCGAGTTTGGATTTGGACATCTTGACACCTCCCGTTAAATTCGGACGAACCCTTGAGCGACTCGGACTCGAAATTATACGGTCGTGGATGCTCTTCCGTTGAATTTGACGATCAATCTAATGTAACAAACTAGGGTAGCGGTCTTTATTTGTCAAACAAATTTACATTGGCAACGGAAGGGAGATGGGCGTTGGTCAAGGCGAAAGTGATCTACAAACCATTGATGACGGGCGGCCTCGCGAAGCAGATTGCCGAGCGCATCAGGGAATCCATCACCGATGGGAGACTCAAGGCCGACGACCGGCTTCCCACCGAAGAAGAGCTCGCTCGCCAGTTCCAGGTATCGCGGCCTACCATACGCGAGGCATTGAAACGGTTGGCTGCGCAGAGCTTGATCCGATCGCGGCGCGGCGCGACCGGCGGGTCTTTCATCAACCGGCCGAGCCGTGAGGAGGTCAGCTCCAACCTGACCACCGCCACCGCGCTCCTGGTGAGCCTGGGTGAATTCAAGATCCCGGAGATCCTGGAAGCGCGCCAGGAGTTGGAGTTGTTGTGCGTCCGCCAGGCGGTGTCCCGATGCGGACAGGCGGAACTCGACACCATGGCCCGCGAGGTCGACTACCAGCAGCGGGAGTCGATCTCGGACGAGGACTTCTGCGCCTCGGACGTGCGCTTTCATCGAGCGCTCGCCGACGCCACCCACAACTCCGTGTTGAAGTTCGTCATGTTCACCGTGATCGAGGCGTTGCAGCCGATCGAGAACATGGTGGTCTATCGGGTGCGCGAGCGTAAGGTAATCGCCCGGCAGCACGAGGAAATTCTGGCCGCCTTGCGGGTCAAGGACGAAGCGGCGGCGGCGGAAACGGTCCGGGAGCAAACCGCATACCTCAGAGAACGTTTCGACGCCGCACAGGCAATGAGAAAATCCCACTCGAAGTTCAGGCCGGCCGAGCCGGCCTGACCCCACCCGTCATTCTTGGCGTTTGGCATATTTGCCACGGAGGTGAACCATGCGGAGAAGAACGAGTTTGCGCAAGTCTTTTGCATTGGCCGGAGCGAGCATGGCGGCGATGCTTCTGTGCCTGTTGATCGGCACCACCGCCGGCGCCCAGAAGCTGCCCAGCAAGATCACGTGGATCGTGCCCTTCGGACTGGGGGGCGGCACCGGGACCTCGGCGCTGTTGCTGGCGCCGAAGCTGCAGGCGAAGCTCGCGGGCAACGGCGTCAAGGAAGTCAAGGTGGTGAGCCTGCCGGGAGCCGGCGGCACCGTGGGGACGAAGAGGCTCTACGGCTCACCGGCGGACGGGAGCGTCATCGGCAGCATGCTGCCGGCGGGCGGACTGGCGCAGTCCGCGACACGGGACGTGGGCTTCGACCTCGCCAAGTTCACCTACCTGGCCAAGATCACCACCGCTCCCCGTTTCCTGTTCGTGAAAGGGGACTCCCCCATCAAGTCGCTCGACGACCTCATCGCGGAAGGAAAGAAGCGGGCGCTGAAGGTCGCCTCCGCGGGTGCGGCGTCGGCCGGGTCGTTCGTGCTGGCCAACCTCATCGACAAGACCGGCATGCAGGTGAAGGAGGTCACCGGGTACAAGAGCGGCCGTTCACTGGTGGTGGCGGTGGCGCGCGGCGACGTCGACACGACCATCAAGACCACCGGCGGCGTCATCACCTTCATCAAGTCCGGCGAGGTCCGGGGCCTGGTGCAGCTCTCCTCGGAGAAGGACAAGGATCCGTTCTTCCCGGACATACCGTCCGCCGAGGCCCTGGGACGCAAGGACCTCATGGCCGGCGGCATCCTGTACATCATCGTGGCGGCGCCGCCCAAGGTGCCGCAGGCCGTGGCGGACGTGCTGAGGAACGCCGTGCACCAGGTCATCATGGAGTCCAAGGCGGAGCTCGAGAGCAAGGCCCAGGTCATCCACTCTCCCGCCACCGGGAAAGAGACGGCCATGCTCGTGAACAACCTGATCAAGGACTATGCGAACCTGATCGCCCTCTACAAGGCGCAGCAGAAGAAGTAGGCTCGAAACAGGCTTGAAGCCTCCTACCGCACCGTCCGGCCCGGATGATCGGCGGATTGTCCTGTCCGCGCATCCGGGCCGGCCCTGGTGGCCCGGCCGCCAGGTTGGCGCACCACGCCAAGCCGCGCGTTCCATGGGCGTCGCGGCCAACACGCTGAAAGAGATGCTCCGTGATTGAGGCCATCGGCGAAGCGCTGCTCAACGTTTTCGGGTTTCCCAACGTCCTGGTGGTGCTTCTCGGCGTCACGGTGAGCATGCTCTTCGGCGCCCTGCCCGGCCTGGGCGGCATCGTCATCCTGACGCTGTCGCTGCCCATCATCATGGCGATGGAGACGAAACTGGCCATGATGGTCTTCGCCGCTTCCATCGGCGGGATCACCTTCGGCGGCTCCATCTCCGCCATCCTGCTCAACGTCCCCGGCACCGTCGCCAACATCGCGACGGTTTTCGACGGGCATCCGCTGGCCCGGCAGGGCCGCGCCGGCTACGCCCTCGCCATCTCCGCGACGGCGTCCGCCCTCGGGTCGGTGTTCGGCTACGTGATCTTCCTGCTGCTGCTGCCGGTGGTGCGCTCGGTGGTGTTCTCCTTCGGCCCGCCGGAGTTCTTCCTCATGGCGCTGCTGGGCATCAGCCTGATCGCGTCGCTGACCCAGAGCGAGCCGGTCAAGGGGCTCATCTCCGCGGGTCTGGGATTCCTGGTGGCCTTCATCGGGTACTCTCCGATTACCGGGGACGTGAGGTACGCCTTCGACCTGGACTATCTCTGGGACGGGGTCCACACGGGGGTTATCGCCATCGGCATCTTCGCCGTTTCCGAGATGTTCTTCCTGGCGGTGAAGGGCGAAGAGTTGGTCCAGGACACCGGGGTGGTGCGGCCCACGGTCAGGGACGTGCTGGACGGCGTCCGGTTCGTGCTCGCCAACTTCTTTCTGCTGGTCCGGAGCGCGGTGATCGGCTGCGTGGTGGGCATCATCCCGGGCGTCGGCGCCAATGTCGCGGCCTTTCTGGCCTATGCTCAGGCGCAGGCCACCTCCCGGAACCGCGCCAACTTCGGCCGCGGCGCACCGGAGGGCGTGCTCGCGCCGGAGGCTTCCAACGACGCCAAGGACGGCGGCGCGCTGCTGCCCACGGTGGCCTTCGGGATTCCCGGGAGCGCGCCCCACGCCATCCTGCTGGTGGGACTGCTGCTGCTCGGCCTGAACCCCGGCAAGGAGCTGCTGACCACGCACCAAGCTACGGTCTTCACCCTGGTGCTGGCGCTGATCGCCGCCAACGTGTGGACCTCCATCCTGGGGCTCCTCTTCGCCAACCAGCTCGTCAAGATCACGCGCATCCGGGTCACGCTCATCATCCCCATCGTCCTGGTGATCAGCTTCGTCGGCGCCTTCGTGCTGCGCAACAATCTCCTGGACGCGTTCGCCGTGCTCGTGTTCGGCTTCGTCGGCTACGGCATGAAGAAGTACAACTACTCCTTCATCACCTTCATCCTCGCCTACGTGCTCGGGGAGATCGCCGAAGTCTCGCTGTTCCAGACGCTGCTCATCTCGGACACGGGCTTCCTGATCTTCGTCACCCGTCCGATCTCGCTGGTGCTGACCCTGCTCATCCTGGCGGCCCTGGGCCTGCCGCTGCTCGGACCGCTCAAACGGGCGTGGCAAGCGCGGCAAGGCGCGGACGCGCCGTAGCGTCCGGCCGGTCGAGAACACCTGGACTCATGCTCTACTACGCCGACCTGCACGTCCACTCCCGCTTCTCCCGCGCCACCAGCCGCAACTGCGACCTCAAGCACCTGGCCATCTGGGCGCGCAAGAAGGGCATCGGCGTCGTCGGCACCGGCGACTTCACCCATCCGGCGTGGCGCGCCGAGCTGAAGGAGCAGCTCGTGCCGGCGGAGCCCGGCCTCTTCCGGCTGCGTCCCGACCTCGAGAAGGCCGTGGAAGCGGAGCTTCCGCCGGCCTGTGCCGGCAGCCTCAACCCGGTGCGCTTCATGCTGTCGGTGGAGATCTCCACCATCTACAAGAAGGGAGACAAGACCCGGAAGATCCACCACCTGGTCTACGCCCCGGACTTCGACGCCGTGGACCGGCTGGTGGCCGCCCTCACCCGCATCGGCAACCTCCACTCGGACGGCCGCCCGATCCTGGGGCTGGACTCGCGCCACCTGCTGGAGATGACCCTGGAGTCCGGGCCCGGCTCCTACCTCGTGCCCGCCCACGTGTGGACGCCGTGGTTCGCCGCGCTGGGTTCCAAGTCCGGCTTCGACGCCGTCGACGACTGCTACGGGGACCTGGCGCCGCACATCTTCGCGGTGGAGACGGGGCTGTCGTCGGACCCGCCCATGAACTGGCGGGTATCCTCCCTGGACCGCTTCCGGCTGGTGTCCAATTCCGACGCCCACTCCCCGGAGAAACTCGGGCGCGAGGTGTGCGTGTTCGACACGGAGATGGACTACTTCTCCCTGCGCCGGGCGCTGGAGACCGGCGAGGGATACGGCGGCACCCTGGAGTTCTTCCCGGAGGAGGGCAAGTACCACCTGGACGGACACAGGAACTGTAACGTCCGGCTGGAGCCGGACGAGACCCGCCGGCACCAGGGCCGCTGCCCGTCGTGCGGAAAGCCCCTGACCGTGGGGGTCATGCACCGGGTCGAGGACCTGGCCGACCGGGCTCCCGGCGCACAACCCCCCGACACCGCCGGGGACACTCAAGGGCTGATCCCGCTCCCGGAAATCCTCGGCGAGATCAACCGGGTCGGCCCCAAGAGCAAGCGCGTGGCCATGGACTACGAGGGCCTGCTGGCGCGGCTGGGACCGGAGCTTCAACTGCTGAACAGCGTGCCGCTGGAAGACATCAACCCGGTAGCGCCGGCGCTGGTGGCCGAGGCCGTGGCACGCCTGCGCCGCCGGGAGGTGATCTGCGAAGCCGGATATGACGGCGTTTACGGGACCATCCGCCTGTTCCGGGACGGCGAGCTGGCGCGGCGCAGCCGCGGAGCGGCGCTCTTCGAAGCGGAGGACATGAGCGCCGGAGTGGTCCGCGAGCCGGCGCCGCCGGCCGTGCCAGGCCCGGCGGGAGACCGGGAACGACACCCTGCCGACGCTGGACACGCGCCCTGCACGGCGAACCCGCCGTGGGACGACGTCTCGTCGGGGCAACTTGCGCTCCCGGTGAACTTCTCCCCCGGGAGCCGGGACCTCCTGGCCGGGCTGGACGCCGAGCAGCGCCGGGCCGCCGAGATCATCGACGGGCCCCTGCTCATCGTCGCCGGCCCGGGATCGGGAAAGACCCGCACGCTGACCCATCGGCTCGCCCACCTGATCGAGAGCCGTAAGGCCGCTCCGGGCGGCTGTCTGGCCGTGACGTTCACGCGCCGGGCCGCTGATGAGATGCGCAACAGGCTGCGGGCGCTCCTGCCGGACACCTGGGCCGACATCCCGCTCCACACCTTTCACTCCCTCGGCCTCGCCCTGCTCCGCGAGCACTGGAACGCCGCCGGGCTGCAACGCGGTTTCCGGGTGGCGCCGGAAGGCGAGCGCCTTCGGTTGATGCAGGAGGCACTGGCAATCTCCGAGCGCCAGGCCCGCGCCCACCTGTCGGCCATCTCCCACGCCAAGCGGACCGGCGCTTTCGCGGCCGGCGACAAGCTCGCGAAGGCTTGGGACGCCTACCGGCAGGCCCTGGAAACACGCAACTGGTGCGACTTCGACGACCTCGTCATCCGCGCCGCCGACGCCCTGGGAAACGATGCCGAAGCCCGCGCACGAGTCCGGCAGCAGTATCCCTGGGTGTGCATCGACGAGTACCAGGACGTGGACGAGCAGCAGGTACGCCTCATCGGGCAACTGGTGCCGCCCGACGGCAACATCTGCGCCATCGGCGACCCCGATCAGGCCATCTACGGCTTCCGTGGGGCGGATGTCCGCTTCTTCAACCGGTTTTCCGAGGATTTCCCTGGCGCCCGGGTGGTGCGCCTCGACCGCAACTACCGCTCCGACCGCAACATCGTGACGCTGTCGTCCCAAGTGATGGGCTCCGCTTCCTCGGCCGGGCCGTCCATCCCCGTGCTCGACGACGCACCCAACCTCGTCACCCTGCATGAGGCCCCGAGCGAGAAGGCAGAGGCGGAGTTCGTCGTCCAGTCGCTGGAAGAGATCCTGGGCGGACACAGCTTCTTCTCCCTCGACAGCGGCCGCTCGACCGAGTCCCAGGGGCACGATTTTTCGTTCTCGGACTTCGCCGTGCTCTACCGCACCGAGGCCCAGGCCGAGGCGCTGGCCGAAGCCCTCGCACGCTCCGGCATGCCCTTCCAGCAACGCTCCCACAACCCGCTGTCGGACCATCCCGGCGTCGCCGCCCTGGTGGAAGCCCTGGAGAACACCCCCGCCCCCGGCGCGAGAAGCGTGCGGGAGCGACTCGAGCGCGCCCGCGGCCCCGCCCAATCACCGGCCCCCGACACGCTGGAGGCCGTGGAACTGCTGCGCCCCCTGGCCGACGCCTGCGGCGGAGACCTGGACCGGTTCCTTTCCGAGCTGGCCCTCGGCACCCAGGTCGACACCTGGGACCCCCGCGCCGACCGCGTATCGCTGCTCACCCTCCACGCCGCCAAGGGCCTGGAGTTCCCCGTGGTCTTCATCGTCGGCTGCGAGCACGGCCTGCTCCCCCTGACTTGGGGCAAGCCCGAGCCCGAAGACCCCGCCGAGGAGCGCCGCCTGTTCTACGTCGGCGTTACCCGCGCCCAGACCCGGCTCTACCTGTGCCGTGCCCGCAAGCGGCGCTGGCGCGGCAAGGTCCGCGAGATGTCCCCCTCACCCTACTTGGCGGACATCGAGGAGAGGCTCCTGGAAAAAAAGCGCTCCCGGCCTTCCATTGCCCGTGCGCGGAAGCAGGACGATCAGTTGGAGTTGTTCTCGTAGGATCGTGTGGCCCGCACCCGCTCGGTTTGGCGAAACCCGATCCGTGATGCCTCGCCCGCTATGCGTGGTTCCCAGGTTCGACTCGGTATATTGAACGGGAGAACTGCTTGACTCTGCTGGCAGTTCAGCAACAATTAAGGGAAACTCTGATCAATTGTGAGAGCGCCCTTCGGAAATTGTTCAGAGCTTCCCAAGCCTATGGTCTCGGCGCATTCCACAAGGAGCGGGGATGCGGCCAAAGTAAAGTGGAAGGAGACTCCATGTACAACATTCTGAGACTGGCCCTGGTCGGTTTGTTGGCCGTATCCCTTTCCGGTTGTTTGAGCGGAGCCGGCGAGAAGGAAAGCGCGGGCACGCTGCTGGGCGCGGTGGCCGGCGGCATCGCCGGAGCGCAGATGGGCAAAGGACGGGGGAAGCTGGTCACGACCGGAATAGGCACGCTCCTCGGCGCGGCCATCGGCAACGAGATCGGCAAGTCGCTCGACCGCGCGGACCGGCTCGCCATGGAGCGGGCGACCCAAAGTTCACTGGAGACGGCGCCCGTCGGACAAACCACCGCGTGGAAGAACCCCGATTCCGGCAACCAAGGCACCATCACACCGCGCAAGACCTTCCAGCGCAACGACGGCACCTACTGCCGCGAGTTCACCCAGACCATCACCATCGGCGGCCGTACCGAAGAAGCCTACGGCACCGCCTGCCGCCAGCCCGACGGCACCTGGAAGCTGACTTCGGCGTAGAGCGCCGCGCCTACAGGCGGCGTCAAGACCCCTTCCCCGCTTGTAGGGGCGACCGGTCGGTCGCCCCTACAGGCAACGATCTCGTGCCTTCGACCGGGCGTGCTTCACCGTGCTCCTTGGGCCGCGGCTCGACGATTTCCGCATCCCACCAAAACGTCTCCTCCAGTTCCGGAACATCGCTGAAGTCCATGTCCTCGTCCTTCGCAGCCGCGATTTGTGTCGGCGTGAGAGGTTTGCGATATCTTTTCATGATAAACCCGCCTTAGGGGACGCCGGACGGGCCGACAAACGCGGTCTGCGTAGACTATCACGACCCAGCGCCGCGTTTTTCAACTCCCCGACGCCGACATAGCGAACCGCGCCGTAATTGTTGTGGGGGTCACGCGATGCCAGGACCAGTCAGCCTACAAGGCGCCTGTGTTCGCTGGGAACGTTATGCTCACACTCATTGGAGTATGATCATAACGTGATGGGTATTTCGACAACCGGCCGCAACGGTTCGATCAACGTCGCGTATTTGCGAACTATTGTATCGTAAAGGTCTGAAACCATCTTCGCCTGCACGCTGATCACAAGCGCGTAGGCGAGTTCCTTGTCCGGCGCGAAGTTCCGACCTTCGAGGCGCGCATTGTAGTGGATGTCAAATACCGGATTACGCAAACTGCGGCCCTGGAACGCTACCGCGCCATGGAGGCAATTTTCCCATTTCCAAGCGTCGTGGCGCAATGCGGCTCCCAGCAGGCCACCTTGCGTTTTTCCGAAGAAGCTTCTGGTGTTGGCATGGGTCTGCTTCCGGTCCTTGCGCTTCTGATCATGGGGCCGAAACGTTGCTTCGAGCCCGGCCCGCGTATAGTTGCCAGGATGATGCGGGTCTACGTCTGTAGCATAACACAATGTGGCCGTTATTAAGACCCTGCCAGGCATCGTGCCGGAAGGCACGGGGATTCGAGCTCTAATGTACTGCGCCGGGGCGATCCCTCCCTGATAAACGACTCGAATTGTGTCCTCATCACACAGCACTATGTCCTGAACTGATCGTGCGACGCGGCCGCGCCCGACATCTTCACACGGATAGTTGGAGGGCTCTGTCGTATGGATGAGCAATGCGCGGATCGCGAGGGTGCTCAGGCTTGCTCCAAAATGGGCCCTCACGCCGGTCGCAAGGCGCAAGACCGAAGGTGCAGAGAACGAAGTACCTTCAGTCGCCTCCAGTCTGGGCTTGGCTTCTTCGCTCACCACAATGAACGGCCGCTGCAGGCATCCACCGAATTCGACTAAGTCCGGTTTGACCAACCCGGGGCTTCGGCCTGGACCTACCGAACTATAGGTGCAACGTTGCCAGGGCGTTTCCGGACTGTCGCAGGCTCCCACGGAGAGTCCGTTCACGCAATCAGCAGGCACCTGAATGCGATTAAGGCCCGTGGCGGCATCCCCCTCGCCGTCGTTGCCGACGGCAATGGTGGCGAGCGTCGTGCCGCGTGAAAGGCGATCATCAAGGACAGCGGTCCACGCATGCACGTCGTCGTCTTCGATCGGAAGTCGCGGGCCGATGCTGAGATTGATGAAGTCGTACTCCTTCTCGACCAGAACTTTATCGATGCGATGTAGCACTTCAAACAGTTCATGTGGGTTTTGACCCGGAGCGATGTCGAGGACGCGGTAGTGATCAACCGGTGCATATGGCCTGTTAATCGGCTTGGTGGGATCGATGTGCCCGAACAGAAACGCGGACGTCACCGCGACACCGTGCTCTTGAAGGTCGGTGCTTGCGGTGCCTACCCCTGCTGAATCAATCGGATTGGTCCAGACCCTCAGCGGATGACCTTTCGGAATGCCACCGTCGAAGATCGCCGCGCGAATATTGGGGTCTAACGGCTCTCTGAATGGAAGTTGGATGTCTCGCATAGGTACGCGCGATGCGCGGAACGTCGGTCGCATCATTCGCAGCCGCGGCATCTGTCTCAGTGCGCGCACCGGCGTGAACATCGCGATCTCTTCCGCAAGGGGTGCTGGCGCATCGAGTTCGACGAAGCAAAGACCGCCTGCATAGAAGCGGTGACCAACTTTCTGATCAACACCGAGGCTCGCGAGATAATCGCGAAACCCGTGAATGACCTGGTTCTGATCGCGTTGGCCGTCCGTATGAAGGACGACTTCAAACACCGTATCGCCGAGCTTCGGAAGCTTGCCCTTAATCTTGTCGCGCACCGTCGGGGCGGCGACCCGTTCGATCGTGGTCAACTCCAAGCCGCCTTGAACTTGGGCATTCCAATTGGGTAGGTCAGAACGCCATGCGCGAAAGGCCGAGCGCGTTCCCATCACGAACAACTCAGTTGTGATGGCCTCCTCCGGCCGGCGGTCCCTAGAACGCTTTTCCGGTGTGATGCGACGCGGTCTGCTCCCGACGGCTTCGAGGCCGAGTGTCCTGAACAGACCATCGGGAAAGTAGGACTTCGCGATATATTCAGGATTGAGTGTAACCGTAGCCACGGCCTGGTCGCCCGGGCAAGCCACGTCCGGCAACCGGTCGATGCCTCGAACAACCCGAGACAGCATCGGTATCAGCCGAGCCTTAGCTTCCGTCAAGGTGTAGGGGTGGTGTTTCGGGCCGCCCCCGCGGACGCCAGCGACATCCTCAACAAGGCGTTCGCCCTTGCCGAGGAGGAAATTGCGATTGGTCATGCAGTTCCTCCCCCGTTACGTTGCCTCGGCCGCTTTGCGCGGGCCGTGTGGCTGCGGATCGTGTCCCTCGCGACGCTGGTAAGATCGCTGGCCTTTCGTTGCGAAAGTAGACCCTGCTCTACAACCATCACCGCCAAATCAATGCGCGTAGACTTGGAAAGTGCGCGACTGGACACGAAGACAACGAACTGCTCGTCGAGAGATTTATCTCCTAGAGCCGCGGTCCGGCGGACCACAGCAAGATCACGCTCGATATCGCTGAGCGAGCGGCCACGGAAGGCAATCCCGAGAATGCTACCCCATTGCTTGGCCACGGGGGAGTATGGTGCAAGCATGGCTTCGACAAACCGCGCTATGGCAACCTCATCCGGCAGCGGAAACGCAACGTGCATCTCGAAGCGTCTCCAGATGGCAGGGTCAAGGAGATCCGGATGGTTGGTTGCGCCCAAGAGCATTCCGGAAGAGGGCCAGTCGTCAATCTGTTGAATCAGGACTGTAACCAGTCGCTTGAGTTCGCCAATCTCACCGCGGTCGTCGCGACGCTTGGCGATAGCATCCAACTCGTCAAGCAGCAGTACGCAATCTATGTTCTTCGCGTATTCGAGAACGTGCCGCAGGTTGCTGCCAGTGCGGCCAAGGTAACTGCTCATGACCGCAGCAAGATCCAGAATCAGCAGTGGCTTCTTCAACTCGCGCGCGAGCCAGCGTGCAGCCATCGTCTTGCCAACGCCCGGTGGTCCAACGAACAACGCGGCACGCGTGGGGTCCAAACCGGCGCGCACCAACGCTTCCAGATTCTGACGCTCCTTGACCAATTGACTGAGAGATGCCGCCAGACTCGGCGCAAAGACCGGTTCGTGATTAAGCATCGGATGGGTCTCGACCTGCATTAGATGCAGGCGGGTGTCGAGATCAACCGGCAGCGGAAGCTCGGCCTGCCGCAACGGTGATGCGGGGGTGGCGGATTCATGAAGTAGAGTCGTCAGCGCTTCAGCCAATTGCGGCACGGCACGGTGATGGCGTTTGGCAATGCGACGGAGGACAACTTGCACGTCCTGCGTCCGCCCGGAAAGCGCAATCCGTGCAAGTTGGAGGAACTCAGCTTCGATGTCGGTGGTCTTTTTGCGCTCTTGTTTCATGGTCCTATCGGCATTTGAGATTTCCGAAATCAGCAGTTTGCGGGTGGACGGAAAGCAACCATACCTGATCCAATTTCGTCCACTTACCATAAAAAATCCTTAAATCCAAATAGTTAAAGTGGACGAAAACACACGTAAAGTTCCGACCGGGCTGCGGAGAATCAGATGATCCTCTCGCAGCAGGAGTCTCTGTTCGTGGTTCAGTTCAATGGCCGCATACGACGCCAGAGGGCGTGCCACCACGACGTCCGACTGCTGGGCGCACGTGGATCTCCACGCTCACGACACAGATGCGTTCGGACGTCGAACATCGGATCACCCGTTTCACCGGGCGGATGGTGTGGGCAAATGCACTCTCTGAGGGTATCCATATACGGGCTACGCGATACCGTACCTTTGTTCCCGTCGTACTCTAGATATACGAAGGCAGGGGGATTCCCATACCAAGGCGTGAGCATCTGGGTCAGCAGCCCTATCGCCGTAGAAGCAAGAACGCCATTCGACCACACCACCTGCGGTCGCCCGCCGGCCGCACCGTAGCGGTTAGCCTCGCGCTTGACGCGGTCATCAGTAATGAGGCCGCAACATCGCAGGCACGGTGAACCCGGACTGGAAAGGATGACTTGGCCGCTCACCAGAAACCCCTTCTTCCCGAGATCATGCACGTCCATGCCGATGTCGATGTACGGTATGAGGTACCGGCGTGCGAAGCGCTCAATCTGCTCGCGCTCTCTGAACGAGTCCACGGCGCCGACAATTAAGTCGGCGGTCTTCAACTGATCGGTCGCCGTATGCCAACTATCGCGAACGGAGACAACCCGTGCGTGAGGCTGAAGACCAAGGATGAGCCGTTGCGCGATGTCCGTCTTGGGACGCTCAGAATCGACATCGGCCAACGTGCCGCCGACGAGGCGGTTGGTGTTTGTGTCCTCGATTGTCTGAGGGTCCACATTGACATATCCGCCGATTCCCATATGAGCGGCCTGCTGGACCGCGTGCGAGCCGCCGCCACCGAGGCCGACTATGCCGATGGTTGCGGCATCCAGTACCATGTCGCTGTCAGGACCGAGGAAACTCTGGCGATCAAGCCGGGTCATACGACACTCCATTTTCGAAGAGGGGCACCAACTTCGACGAAGGAGGCGATGACGTGAGGCGATTGCGAGCGGTCGAACCAAACTAAACCTTGCCCCGCAGTGTCGCTGAGCACGATGGCGCCGTGTGCACGCTGCGGCGCGACCTTGAGGAGATCGGGAACGAA includes:
- a CDS encoding tripartite tricarboxylate transporter substrate-binding protein, with amino-acid sequence MAAMLLCLLIGTTAGAQKLPSKITWIVPFGLGGGTGTSALLLAPKLQAKLAGNGVKEVKVVSLPGAGGTVGTKRLYGSPADGSVIGSMLPAGGLAQSATRDVGFDLAKFTYLAKITTAPRFLFVKGDSPIKSLDDLIAEGKKRALKVASAGAASAGSFVLANLIDKTGMQVKEVTGYKSGRSLVVAVARGDVDTTIKTTGGVITFIKSGEVRGLVQLSSEKDKDPFFPDIPSAEALGRKDLMAGGILYIIVAAPPKVPQAVADVLRNAVHQVIMESKAELESKAQVIHSPATGKETAMLVNNLIKDYANLIALYKAQQKK
- a CDS encoding RT0821/Lpp0805 family surface protein; amino-acid sequence: MYNILRLALVGLLAVSLSGCLSGAGEKESAGTLLGAVAGGIAGAQMGKGRGKLVTTGIGTLLGAAIGNEIGKSLDRADRLAMERATQSSLETAPVGQTTAWKNPDSGNQGTITPRKTFQRNDGTYCREFTQTITIGGRTEEAYGTACRQPDGTWKLTSA
- a CDS encoding tripartite tricarboxylate transporter permease, translating into MIEAIGEALLNVFGFPNVLVVLLGVTVSMLFGALPGLGGIVILTLSLPIIMAMETKLAMMVFAASIGGITFGGSISAILLNVPGTVANIATVFDGHPLARQGRAGYALAISATASALGSVFGYVIFLLLLPVVRSVVFSFGPPEFFLMALLGISLIASLTQSEPVKGLISAGLGFLVAFIGYSPITGDVRYAFDLDYLWDGVHTGVIAIGIFAVSEMFFLAVKGEELVQDTGVVRPTVRDVLDGVRFVLANFFLLVRSAVIGCVVGIIPGVGANVAAFLAYAQAQATSRNRANFGRGAPEGVLAPEASNDAKDGGALLPTVAFGIPGSAPHAILLVGLLLLGLNPGKELLTTHQATVFTLVLALIAANVWTSILGLLFANQLVKITRIRVTLIIPIVLVISFVGAFVLRNNLLDAFAVLVFGFVGYGMKKYNYSFITFILAYVLGEIAEVSLFQTLLISDTGFLIFVTRPISLVLTLLILAALGLPLLGPLKRAWQARQGADAP
- a CDS encoding ABC transporter substrate-binding protein, translating into MSKSKLATIVTALTALAAAASILALGQPAAAADRTVKIAGWGAKSGPLRSFGVNSEAVLKAAVKSINDAGGVKLGDGTMAKMEFTYYDSACNADQAISVVRKVESQTEALVGIGPTCSGAAAAMYGIFQKKVDD
- a CDS encoding FadR/GntR family transcriptional regulator is translated as MVKAKVIYKPLMTGGLAKQIAERIRESITDGRLKADDRLPTEEELARQFQVSRPTIREALKRLAAQSLIRSRRGATGGSFINRPSREEVSSNLTTATALLVSLGEFKIPEILEARQELELLCVRQAVSRCGQAELDTMAREVDYQQRESISDEDFCASDVRFHRALADATHNSVLKFVMFTVIEALQPIENMVVYRVRERKVIARQHEEILAALRVKDEAAAAETVREQTAYLRERFDAAQAMRKSHSKFRPAEPA
- a CDS encoding UvrD-helicase domain-containing protein, with the protein product MLYYADLHVHSRFSRATSRNCDLKHLAIWARKKGIGVVGTGDFTHPAWRAELKEQLVPAEPGLFRLRPDLEKAVEAELPPACAGSLNPVRFMLSVEISTIYKKGDKTRKIHHLVYAPDFDAVDRLVAALTRIGNLHSDGRPILGLDSRHLLEMTLESGPGSYLVPAHVWTPWFAALGSKSGFDAVDDCYGDLAPHIFAVETGLSSDPPMNWRVSSLDRFRLVSNSDAHSPEKLGREVCVFDTEMDYFSLRRALETGEGYGGTLEFFPEEGKYHLDGHRNCNVRLEPDETRRHQGRCPSCGKPLTVGVMHRVEDLADRAPGAQPPDTAGDTQGLIPLPEILGEINRVGPKSKRVAMDYEGLLARLGPELQLLNSVPLEDINPVAPALVAEAVARLRRREVICEAGYDGVYGTIRLFRDGELARRSRGAALFEAEDMSAGVVREPAPPAVPGPAGDRERHPADAGHAPCTANPPWDDVSSGQLALPVNFSPGSRDLLAGLDAEQRRAAEIIDGPLLIVAGPGSGKTRTLTHRLAHLIESRKAAPGGCLAVTFTRRAADEMRNRLRALLPDTWADIPLHTFHSLGLALLREHWNAAGLQRGFRVAPEGERLRLMQEALAISERQARAHLSAISHAKRTGAFAAGDKLAKAWDAYRQALETRNWCDFDDLVIRAADALGNDAEARARVRQQYPWVCIDEYQDVDEQQVRLIGQLVPPDGNICAIGDPDQAIYGFRGADVRFFNRFSEDFPGARVVRLDRNYRSDRNIVTLSSQVMGSASSAGPSIPVLDDAPNLVTLHEAPSEKAEAEFVVQSLEEILGGHSFFSLDSGRSTESQGHDFSFSDFAVLYRTEAQAEALAEALARSGMPFQQRSHNPLSDHPGVAALVEALENTPAPGARSVRERLERARGPAQSPAPDTLEAVELLRPLADACGGDLDRFLSELALGTQVDTWDPRADRVSLLTLHAAKGLEFPVVFIVGCEHGLLPLTWGKPEPEDPAEERRLFYVGVTRAQTRLYLCRARKRRWRGKVREMSPSPYLADIEERLLEKKRSRPSIARARKQDDQLELFS